Proteins encoded within one genomic window of Cucumis sativus cultivar 9930 chromosome 3, Cucumber_9930_V3, whole genome shotgun sequence:
- the LOC101221875 gene encoding mitochondrial fission protein ELM1 isoform X4 has protein sequence MASPAPRISVSVWSELSAFQRVMRPRGGTNTWLHWLPVSVHKKLDSFFKQIFGDSSRKVEGKNGMPLMTKKTGLSDILEADAKQIAKEARETFDMDGPLLVIASGRDTISVASSIKRFAPENVFVVQIQHPRSRLDRFDLVITPRHDYYPLTPHARQQIPWLLRRWITPREPPGKNVVLTVGALHQADFAALRTAASAWHNELASLPKPLLVVNIGGPSSNCRYGVDLAKQLASMLQNVLWSCGSVRISFSRRTPEKVSKILVEEFKTHPKVYIWDGEGPNPHLGHLAWADAFVITADSVSMLSEACSTGKPVYVIGSDRCTWKFADFQKSLAERGVVRPFTGKEDISESWSYSSLNDTAEAANRINLALAARGWRILTSTK, from the exons CGGGTTATGAGGCCAAGGGGAGGGACCAATACGTGGCTTCATTGGCTCCCAGTTTCTGTCCACAAGAAACTGGACTCTTTTTTCAAACAGATTTTCGGTGATTCTAGCAGAAAAGTTGAAGGGAAGAATGGAATGCCTCTGATGACCAAGAAAACAG GCTTATCAGACATTTTAGAAGCTGATGCCAAACAAATTGCAAAAGAGGCACGTGAAACATTTGATAT GGATGGTCCATTGCTTGTAATCGCATCTGGCAGAGATACAATTTCGGTTGCTAGCTCAATAAAAAGGTTTGCTCcagaaaatgtttttgttgtcCAG ATTCAACATCCGAGGTCCCGGTTAGATAGATTTGATTTGGTAATTACTCCTCGTCATGACTATTACCCTTTAACACCTCATGCACGACAACAGATTCCTTGGTTGCTTCGCCGGTGGATTACTCCTCGTGAACCTCCGGGAAAAAATGTG GTTCTTACTGTTGGAGCTCTTCATCAGGCTGATTTTGCTGCACTTAGGACTGCGGCCTCTGCATGGCATAATGAATTGGCTTCTCTACCAAAACCACTCCTTGTGGTTAATATTGGAGGCCCATCAA GCAATTGTCGCTATGGCGTCGATCTTGCAAAGCAATTAGCTTCTATGCTGCAAAACGTTCTTTGGAGCTGTGGAAGTGTTAGGATCTCATTTTCACGCCGGACCCCGGAGAAG GTATCCAAAATCTTGGTAGAAGAATTCAAAACCCATCCTAAAGTCTACATTTGGGATGGTGAAG GACCAAATCCGCATCTTGGGCATCTAGCATGGGCTGATGCTTTTGTAATAACAGCTGACTCTGTAAGTATGTTGAGTGAGGCTTGCAGCACTGG gaAACCCGTCTATGTGATTGGAAGTGACCGGTGCACGTGGAAGTTTGCAGATTTCCAAAAGTCCCTCGCTGAACGAGGAGTGGTCAGGCCATTCACTGGTAAAGAAGAT ATATCGGAAAGTTGGAGCTACTCTTCCCTCAACGACACTGCAGAGGCTGCAAATCGGATAAATTTGGCACTTGCTGCACGTGGGTGGAGAATTCTTACATCAACTAAATGA